From a single Rhodococcus qingshengii JCM 15477 genomic region:
- a CDS encoding carboxymuconolactone decarboxylase family protein, with the protein MNPRIPPGRFKDLGPINWGIWRVLSKAAGAPDAHLFSTLGRTGGLFRGWLHYSGSLMPGGKISRHDTELIILRVAHLRDCGYEMDHHIRLGRKAGIDAEELARIIEGPGASELSPRHRAILTAVDELVTTKDVTDDTWGTLSQHLDDRRLIEFTLLVTQYDGLATTIGTLRVQRDFS; encoded by the coding sequence ATGAACCCCCGCATCCCGCCCGGCCGATTCAAGGACCTCGGTCCGATCAACTGGGGAATCTGGCGTGTCCTGTCGAAGGCTGCCGGAGCACCCGATGCGCATCTGTTCAGCACCTTGGGGCGCACGGGCGGACTCTTCCGCGGTTGGCTGCACTACTCCGGCTCACTCATGCCCGGCGGCAAGATCTCTCGCCACGACACCGAACTGATCATCCTGCGGGTCGCGCACCTGCGGGACTGCGGTTACGAGATGGATCACCACATCAGGCTCGGCCGCAAAGCCGGAATCGACGCAGAAGAACTGGCCCGAATCATCGAGGGCCCTGGCGCTTCCGAGTTGAGTCCGCGTCACCGTGCGATCTTGACTGCGGTCGACGAGTTGGTCACCACCAAGGACGTCACCGACGACACGTGGGGAACGCTCTCGCAGCATCTCGACGATCGTCGGTTGATCGAATTCACCTTGTTGGTCACTCAGTACGACGGCCTGGCCACCA
- a CDS encoding SDR family NAD(P)-dependent oxidoreductase produces MGKSEAGKAESAKSSADDLTGRRILITGAARNIGSSLARRLYDRGASVGLLGLEPELLEQVATSCGRAPWQLCDVADLEQVSRGVDYIAEKLGGIDVVVANAGVEANSSILGGDPADMRRAVEVNLMGTYYTLRAAGPHISHENGYALVVASAHGAAKHPFRGPFGASRAGVEALGDALRLEMKHLGTKVGVAYIGDIDTDTTALSFDGARGTLASAGTTTVADAVDAFERGIVGRKSRVHAPRRSAAVRHIAQRAIDLRPSHIRGVA; encoded by the coding sequence ATGGGCAAGAGCGAGGCGGGCAAGGCCGAATCGGCCAAGAGTAGTGCGGACGACCTGACGGGTCGGCGCATCCTGATCACCGGCGCTGCCCGCAATATCGGTTCTTCGCTGGCCAGACGCCTGTACGACCGTGGTGCGTCCGTGGGACTGCTCGGCCTCGAGCCTGAACTTCTCGAACAAGTCGCCACTTCCTGCGGCCGCGCGCCGTGGCAGTTGTGCGACGTCGCCGACCTCGAGCAGGTATCTCGCGGCGTCGACTACATCGCTGAGAAGCTGGGAGGCATCGACGTCGTCGTCGCCAATGCCGGGGTCGAGGCGAACTCGTCGATCCTCGGCGGCGACCCTGCGGACATGCGCCGCGCCGTCGAAGTCAACCTCATGGGCACGTACTACACCCTGCGCGCAGCAGGTCCGCACATCAGTCACGAAAACGGTTACGCCCTGGTGGTCGCCTCGGCCCACGGCGCCGCCAAGCATCCGTTTCGCGGACCGTTCGGTGCTTCGCGCGCCGGCGTCGAAGCGTTGGGTGACGCGTTGCGCTTGGAAATGAAACACCTCGGCACCAAGGTGGGCGTCGCGTACATCGGCGACATCGACACCGATACCACCGCACTCTCTTTCGACGGCGCTCGCGGAACCCTCGCCAGCGCCGGCACCACGACCGTCGCTGACGCCGTCGACGCGTTCGAGCGCGGTATCGTCGGCCGGAAGTCACGCGTACACGCGCCCCGCCGCAGCGCCGCGGTTCGCCACATCGCGCAACGAGCTATCGACCTCCGTCCCTCTCACATCCGTGGAGTCGCATGA
- a CDS encoding MFS transporter, with product MGDPSRRGFISVLAVLLSTGWAANHFASLIPVLRVDEGLSHTVLDGVFGIYALGLLPGLLTGGALSDRVGRAVVVLPGALIASLGTLILLLWHDAPGLMVGRLVVGIGAGLAIGAGTAWAADLRGKSGTVMAGVVLTSGFALGPLFSGLLAQFAAFPLATPFVVSAFLSVGSVTAAAVWSRTPVSVEAATITPVPDGAERSVANAPDGAERSVANAPDGAERSVANALLWALPLAPWVFASATVSFVTMTARLGDRYSGPLLPGFAAALTLGAGILVQTAARHRNWGPQAGTTGAALAALGYCLVAVGGAHPALGLFIVCALVLGTAYGLCLREGLLDLESLAPPASRGALTGIFYVGTYLGFGLPVLLVVIEPTMGPSLPLVILAAVAAVVAVVRFRRLRSTQASASHPRLEVASV from the coding sequence ATGGGCGATCCATCCCGTCGCGGGTTCATCTCGGTACTGGCAGTTCTACTTTCGACGGGTTGGGCCGCCAACCACTTTGCTTCGCTCATCCCGGTTCTCCGGGTGGACGAGGGCCTTTCGCATACCGTGCTCGACGGTGTTTTCGGTATCTACGCGCTCGGACTCCTACCCGGCCTGTTGACCGGTGGAGCACTGTCGGATCGCGTCGGCCGAGCTGTAGTCGTCCTGCCCGGAGCGCTCATAGCCTCGCTCGGAACCTTGATTCTTCTTCTCTGGCACGACGCGCCCGGGCTCATGGTCGGGCGCCTCGTTGTCGGTATCGGTGCCGGTCTGGCAATCGGCGCCGGCACCGCGTGGGCGGCTGACCTTCGCGGCAAGTCCGGAACCGTGATGGCGGGCGTAGTACTCACCTCGGGTTTTGCACTGGGACCACTGTTTTCGGGTCTGTTGGCACAATTTGCCGCCTTCCCACTCGCTACGCCCTTTGTCGTCTCGGCCTTCTTGTCGGTGGGTTCGGTTACCGCGGCAGCTGTGTGGAGTCGTACACCTGTTTCCGTAGAAGCCGCGACCATCACACCCGTCCCAGACGGCGCGGAGCGCTCCGTCGCAAATGCGCCAGACGGCGCGGAGCGCTCCGTCGCAAATGCGCCAGACGGCGCGGAGCGCTCCGTCGCAAATGCGCTGCTCTGGGCACTTCCGTTGGCGCCGTGGGTGTTCGCCAGCGCAACAGTCTCTTTCGTGACCATGACGGCCAGGCTCGGGGACCGCTACTCAGGTCCTCTCCTTCCGGGTTTCGCGGCGGCGCTGACTCTGGGTGCTGGAATCCTGGTTCAAACCGCTGCGCGCCATCGCAATTGGGGTCCTCAGGCCGGCACGACAGGCGCCGCACTGGCGGCACTCGGATACTGCCTGGTCGCAGTCGGCGGCGCGCACCCCGCGCTCGGGTTGTTCATCGTCTGCGCGCTCGTCCTCGGTACGGCCTACGGACTGTGTCTGCGTGAGGGACTGCTCGACCTCGAGTCGCTGGCTCCCCCGGCCTCGCGGGGCGCCCTGACCGGGATCTTCTACGTCGGCACCTATCTCGGATTCGGACTGCCGGTGCTACTGGTTGTCATCGAACCCACGATGGGTCCGTCGCTGCCGTTGGTGATCCTCGCCGCTGTTGCCGCCGTCGTTGCCGTGGTCCGATTCCGTCGATTGCGGTCGACCCAGGCTTCCGCGTCACATCCGCGTCTCGAGGTCGCATCGGTCTGA
- a CDS encoding LLM class flavin-dependent oxidoreductase, producing the protein MAVPLSILDLAHIGDNETAKDSFDASVTLAQRAEEWGYKRIWYAEHHNMGSIASSATSVLISHVAAHTSKIRLGAGGIMLPNHAPLTIAEQFGTLETLHPGRIDLGLGRAPGSDQKTMQALRRDPSSSDSFPQDVLELQGYLGDTSRVPGINAVPGKGTHVPLYILGSSLFGAKLAAMLGLPYAFASHFAPNALRDAVAIYRREFKPSEQLAEPYVIAGVNVIAADTHEQAQQDFLAAKRSRVSLLLGRGRKFTDDEADMLLDSPAGQQVLQMTKYSAIGTPTEVRAYLDEFTEHAQADELITVSTGTNREAWLRTFELLADVSDLVPA; encoded by the coding sequence ATGGCCGTCCCACTTTCCATCCTCGATCTCGCCCACATCGGCGACAACGAAACCGCCAAAGACAGCTTCGACGCCAGCGTGACCTTGGCGCAGCGCGCCGAGGAGTGGGGTTACAAGCGAATCTGGTATGCCGAGCACCACAACATGGGTTCCATCGCGTCTTCGGCCACCAGCGTTCTGATCAGCCACGTCGCCGCGCACACCAGCAAAATCCGCCTCGGCGCCGGTGGAATCATGCTGCCCAACCACGCGCCGCTGACGATCGCCGAGCAGTTCGGCACCCTCGAGACTCTGCACCCGGGTCGCATCGATCTCGGTCTCGGTCGCGCGCCCGGTAGTGATCAGAAGACCATGCAGGCTTTGCGACGCGACCCGAGTTCTTCGGACAGCTTCCCGCAGGACGTACTCGAGCTTCAGGGCTACCTCGGCGACACTTCGCGCGTCCCCGGAATCAATGCCGTTCCCGGTAAGGGCACTCACGTTCCGCTCTACATTCTCGGATCGTCACTGTTCGGAGCCAAGCTCGCCGCGATGCTCGGCCTGCCGTATGCATTTGCCTCGCACTTCGCCCCCAACGCCCTGCGCGACGCCGTCGCGATCTATCGACGCGAGTTCAAGCCGTCGGAGCAGTTGGCGGAGCCGTACGTCATCGCGGGCGTCAACGTCATCGCCGCCGACACCCATGAGCAGGCTCAGCAGGACTTCCTCGCGGCCAAGCGTTCGCGCGTCAGCCTTCTTCTCGGACGCGGACGCAAGTTCACGGACGACGAAGCGGACATGCTGCTCGACTCCCCCGCGGGTCAGCAGGTTCTGCAGATGACCAAGTACAGCGCCATCGGCACGCCCACGGAGGTCCGCGCCTACCTCGACGAGTTCACCGAGCATGCACAGGCCGACGAGCTGATCACGGTGTCGACCGGCACCAACCGCGAGGCTTGGTTGCGCACGTTCGAACTCCTCGCCGACGTGAGCGATCTGGTACCCGCCTAA
- a CDS encoding GntR family transcriptional regulator: MSVRPPLREQVYRSIRNDLMSGQIAPSERLGEERLAHLYGVSRTPVREALAKLESDGLVERDEHGLFPYRPHLDELGGLYELRILLEVHGLRRVLDGEAPAHDRDALGSELDKWYTFLKQMPVPDAGFVTLDEEFHIALLASSGNHALVDALQAVNSKLRPVRMFDYLTPDRMKATVEEHISVVELVLDGKIPQAHEALVSHIDISRAVVLDRARQALSLAAMANAVRN, from the coding sequence ATGAGTGTGCGCCCGCCGCTGCGCGAGCAGGTCTATCGGTCGATCCGGAACGATCTGATGTCGGGTCAGATCGCGCCATCCGAACGACTCGGCGAAGAACGGTTGGCTCATCTCTACGGTGTCTCGCGAACACCGGTGCGCGAAGCGCTCGCGAAGTTGGAATCCGACGGGCTGGTCGAGCGCGACGAACATGGACTCTTTCCGTACCGACCGCACCTCGACGAGTTGGGTGGCCTCTACGAGCTGCGCATACTCCTCGAAGTGCACGGGCTTCGGCGGGTACTAGACGGTGAGGCCCCCGCTCATGATCGAGACGCGCTCGGTTCCGAACTCGACAAGTGGTACACATTTCTCAAACAGATGCCGGTACCGGACGCCGGCTTCGTGACGCTCGACGAGGAGTTCCACATCGCGCTCCTCGCCTCATCCGGAAACCACGCGTTGGTCGACGCCTTGCAGGCCGTCAACTCGAAGCTGCGCCCCGTGCGGATGTTCGACTACCTGACTCCCGACCGTATGAAGGCCACCGTGGAGGAACATATCTCCGTCGTCGAACTGGTGCTGGACGGCAAGATTCCGCAAGCACACGAGGCACTGGTGTCGCACATCGACATCTCTCGTGCGGTTGTCCTCGACCGCGCTCGGCAGGCCCTCTCGTTGGCCGCCATGGCCAACGCTGTGCGGAACTGA
- the urtE gene encoding urea ABC transporter ATP-binding subunit UrtE, which yields MLELVDIRAGYGRTEVIHGVSLLVPSDGVAAVMGHNGAGKTTLLRAAVGLIKPTRGKVLLNGEDITGLRPSARVARGLAYVPQGQQSFGQLTTAENLRVVADGRKRGKALIAEALDLFPALTTLLDRRAGLLSGGQRQQLAIARALITEPKILILDEPTEGIQPNVVAEIERTVMELTERGDLGVLLVEQHIGFALQSAQHYSILAAGHVTSTGEGGTTSTEAVRRAMAI from the coding sequence ATGCTCGAGCTCGTCGACATCCGCGCCGGCTACGGACGCACCGAAGTGATCCACGGCGTATCCCTGCTGGTTCCCAGCGACGGAGTTGCGGCAGTCATGGGTCACAACGGTGCGGGTAAAACCACCTTGCTGCGCGCCGCCGTCGGTCTGATCAAACCTACACGGGGAAAGGTACTTCTGAACGGTGAGGACATCACCGGTCTACGGCCGAGCGCCCGCGTCGCTCGCGGACTTGCCTACGTACCCCAGGGTCAGCAGTCGTTCGGACAACTGACAACTGCCGAGAATCTTCGGGTGGTCGCCGACGGGCGCAAACGCGGAAAGGCACTCATCGCAGAGGCATTGGATCTGTTTCCCGCACTCACCACGCTCCTCGACCGTCGCGCGGGACTTCTCTCCGGTGGGCAGCGACAACAGCTTGCCATCGCTCGCGCCCTGATCACCGAGCCCAAGATCCTCATTCTGGACGAACCAACCGAGGGCATTCAGCCCAACGTGGTCGCCGAAATCGAAAGAACCGTCATGGAACTCACCGAGCGCGGCGATCTCGGTGTCCTCCTCGTAGAGCAGCACATCGGTTTCGCGCTCCAATCTGCGCAGCATTACAGCATTCTCGCGGCGGGACACGTGACCTCGACCGGTGAGGGCGGCACCACGTCCACCGAGGCGGTTCGTCGAGCGATGGCAATCTGA
- the urtD gene encoding urea ABC transporter ATP-binding protein UrtD produces the protein MTNTTATSEPTPALGGNAGMSSEYLEVRNLSVSFDGFKAVDGVDLTLMQGDLRFLIGPNGAGKTTLVDAITGLVPATGSITKSGEQLLGKKVHKIARLGVGRTFQTASVFEELSVLQNLDIAAGAGRSPWNLLRKRKGVLPEIEEALETTGLEHLRDTAAGILAHGQKQWLEIGMLLVQNCSVLLLDEPVAGMSLEEREETGNLLRRIGGARTVVVVEHDMDFMRSFATSVTVLAAGKVLAEGTVAEVQADPKVQEVYLGTAAAGTDLGADTEPTPED, from the coding sequence ATGACCAACACAACCGCCACCAGCGAACCCACACCGGCACTGGGTGGCAACGCCGGAATGTCGTCCGAGTACCTCGAAGTACGAAATCTTTCGGTCAGCTTCGACGGTTTCAAGGCCGTCGACGGCGTCGACTTGACCCTCATGCAGGGCGACCTGAGGTTTCTCATCGGCCCGAACGGGGCTGGAAAGACAACGTTGGTCGACGCCATCACCGGACTCGTTCCCGCGACGGGTTCCATCACGAAGTCCGGCGAGCAACTGCTCGGCAAGAAGGTTCACAAGATCGCCCGCCTCGGCGTCGGGCGAACCTTCCAGACGGCAAGCGTCTTCGAAGAGCTCTCGGTGCTGCAGAATCTCGACATCGCGGCCGGAGCCGGCCGATCACCGTGGAACCTGCTCAGAAAACGCAAAGGTGTGCTTCCCGAGATCGAAGAGGCGCTGGAGACAACCGGGTTGGAGCACCTCAGGGACACCGCCGCAGGCATTCTGGCGCACGGACAGAAGCAGTGGCTCGAAATCGGAATGTTGTTGGTACAGAACTGTTCCGTGCTCCTGCTCGACGAGCCCGTCGCAGGCATGAGCCTCGAGGAGCGCGAGGAGACCGGGAACCTTCTGCGGCGCATCGGCGGTGCGCGAACCGTCGTCGTAGTCGAGCACGACATGGACTTCATGCGATCCTTCGCCACGTCCGTCACAGTGCTCGCCGCTGGGAAAGTGCTTGCCGAAGGAACTGTGGCGGAGGTCCAAGCCGACCCCAAGGTGCAAGAGGTCTACCTCGGCACAGCCGCTGCCGGAACCGATCTCGGCGCCGACACCGAACCGACCCCGGAGGACTGA
- the urtC gene encoding urea ABC transporter permease subunit UrtC, with translation MSILNNSRIRVWGGFALAAIVLFAVAPAVLSDFRLSLLAKFLCFAIVAVGIGLAWGRGGMLTLGQGVFFGIGAYVMAMHLKIADAELKGDAVPDFMSIAGKTELPGYWQPFASPFVAIFAILFLPAAVAFLLGLGVFKRRVKGAYFAILSQALAAAFAILLIGQQSIGGSNGLNRFRTFFGFNLNDPANKQMLFFIAAGVLLASVALIRQLMNSRYGELLVAVRDQEERVRFLGYDPANIKLVAYVTAAFLAGIAGALFVPIVGIISPADVGIVPSIAFLIGVAIGGRATLLGPVLGAIGVAWAQSTFSEKLPSGWIYAQGLMFIVVVGFFPAGVAGLFALMRHRKKRETPADPPVKVSQPEPVEVSS, from the coding sequence ATGAGCATCCTGAACAATTCCCGAATTCGGGTGTGGGGCGGTTTTGCACTTGCCGCGATCGTGCTGTTCGCCGTCGCTCCGGCTGTGCTCTCGGACTTCAGGCTGTCACTGTTGGCAAAATTCCTGTGCTTCGCCATAGTCGCTGTCGGTATCGGTTTGGCTTGGGGCAGAGGCGGAATGCTCACGCTCGGCCAGGGCGTCTTCTTCGGAATCGGCGCATACGTGATGGCGATGCACCTCAAGATCGCCGATGCCGAACTCAAGGGCGACGCGGTCCCGGACTTCATGTCCATCGCCGGCAAGACCGAACTGCCGGGATACTGGCAACCGTTCGCCTCGCCATTCGTGGCGATCTTCGCCATCCTTTTCCTGCCGGCCGCTGTTGCCTTTCTCCTCGGACTCGGTGTGTTCAAGCGGAGAGTCAAGGGCGCGTACTTCGCGATCCTCTCGCAGGCACTCGCCGCGGCTTTCGCGATCCTCTTGATCGGCCAGCAGTCGATCGGTGGCAGCAACGGCCTCAACCGCTTTCGCACGTTCTTCGGTTTCAATCTCAACGATCCGGCGAACAAGCAGATGTTGTTCTTCATCGCCGCCGGAGTTCTTCTCGCATCGGTCGCTCTGATTCGCCAGCTGATGAACTCCCGATACGGCGAACTCCTCGTCGCCGTCCGTGATCAAGAGGAGCGAGTACGTTTCCTCGGATACGATCCGGCGAACATCAAACTGGTCGCCTACGTGACCGCGGCGTTCCTCGCCGGTATCGCCGGCGCGCTGTTCGTTCCGATCGTGGGCATCATCTCCCCCGCCGACGTCGGGATCGTCCCGTCCATCGCTTTCCTCATCGGGGTCGCGATCGGCGGCCGCGCAACGCTTCTCGGTCCGGTACTCGGTGCGATCGGCGTCGCGTGGGCGCAGTCGACATTCTCGGAGAAACTCCCTTCGGGATGGATCTACGCACAAGGGTTGATGTTCATCGTCGTGGTCGGGTTCTTCCCGGCAGGTGTGGCCGGATTGTTCGCCCTGATGCGCCACCGCAAGAAGCGTGAGACCCCGGCCGACCCGCCGGTCAAGGTCTCCCAACCCGAACCAGTGGAGGTGTCGTCATGA
- the urtB gene encoding urea ABC transporter permease subunit UrtB, with protein sequence MDVVIGQLFTGLSIGSILLLAALGLSLTFGQMGVINMAHGEFIMAGSYTAYVVQQVISNATGSLIISLLVGFVVGGLMGVVLEVVLVSRMYHRPLDTLLVTFGVGLILQQLARDIFGAPAVNVSAPSWLSGGVDIFGAVVPKTRIFILVLAIAAVIALSVALKQSSMGRRIRAVVQNRDLAETSGISSRRTDITTFFLGSGLAGVAGVALTLIGSTSPTIGQSYLIDAFLVVVVGGLGQMKGAVIAAFALGILNSFIEYSTTASIAKVIVFVIIVVFLQVRPQGLFAVKTRSLV encoded by the coding sequence ATGGATGTTGTGATCGGGCAGTTGTTCACGGGTTTGAGTATCGGATCGATTCTCCTGTTGGCAGCGTTGGGGTTGTCTCTCACGTTCGGGCAGATGGGTGTCATCAACATGGCACACGGCGAGTTCATCATGGCCGGCTCGTACACCGCATACGTAGTGCAGCAGGTGATCTCGAATGCAACGGGATCGTTGATCATTTCTCTGCTCGTCGGTTTCGTCGTCGGCGGACTGATGGGTGTTGTGCTCGAAGTGGTCCTGGTATCGCGGATGTACCACCGACCCCTCGACACCCTGTTGGTGACATTCGGCGTCGGATTGATCCTTCAGCAGTTGGCGCGCGACATCTTCGGCGCGCCGGCAGTCAATGTTTCGGCGCCGAGCTGGCTTTCGGGCGGGGTCGATATTTTCGGCGCCGTGGTGCCGAAAACCCGCATCTTCATTCTGGTGTTGGCGATCGCAGCGGTGATCGCACTTTCGGTCGCACTGAAGCAGTCGTCGATGGGTAGACGCATCCGGGCCGTCGTCCAAAATCGCGATCTGGCCGAGACGAGCGGAATCTCCTCTCGTCGTACGGACATCACGACCTTCTTCCTCGGTTCCGGGCTCGCCGGCGTCGCGGGTGTCGCGTTGACGCTCATCGGTTCCACCAGCCCGACCATCGGCCAGTCCTATCTGATCGACGCCTTCCTGGTTGTTGTCGTCGGCGGTCTCGGTCAGATGAAGGGAGCCGTGATCGCAGCCTTCGCCCTCGGCATCTTGAACTCGTTCATCGAGTACTCGACGACAGCGTCGATCGCGAAGGTGATCGTGTTCGTCATCATCGTCGTCTTCCTTCAAGTTCGGCCGCAGGGCCTGTTCGCAGTCAAGACGAGGAGCCTCGTATGA
- the urtA gene encoding urea ABC transporter substrate-binding protein, whose amino-acid sequence MRTFSKRTLAAPAALAALGLVLTGCGSKATDTASGDSTATSCVDTSGDTIKVGSLNSLSGTMAISEVTVRDSISLAVQEINDSGGVLGKKIQIVAEDGASEPTVFAEKAEKLISSDCVAAVFGGWTSSSRKAMLPVFEDNNSLLYYPVQYEGLEDSKNIFYTGATTNQQIIPALDYLKEKGVKSLYLVGSDYVFPQTANRIIKAYAAANGIEIKGEDYTPLGSTDFSTIVNKVRTADADAVFNTLNGDSNVAFFREYSNVGLKPADMPVVSVSIAEEEVGGIGVQNVEGQLTAWNYYQTIDSPENKKFVAAYKAKFGQDKPTSDPMEAAYTSVYLWKNTVEKANSFAVKDIQDNADGVTFQAPEGLVTIDGDNHHITKTARIGEIRSDGLIYTVWDSGQPIEPDPYLKNYPWAEGLGS is encoded by the coding sequence ATGCGAACCTTCTCGAAGCGCACCCTTGCCGCGCCGGCCGCTCTCGCCGCGCTGGGCTTGGTTCTCACCGGCTGCGGAAGCAAGGCAACAGACACCGCATCGGGAGATTCGACGGCTACGTCGTGCGTCGACACCTCGGGGGACACGATCAAGGTCGGTTCCCTGAATTCACTCTCGGGCACCATGGCCATCAGTGAAGTGACGGTCCGCGACTCCATCTCGTTGGCGGTGCAGGAGATCAACGATTCCGGCGGTGTACTGGGTAAGAAGATTCAGATCGTGGCAGAGGACGGTGCGTCGGAGCCGACAGTGTTCGCCGAGAAGGCCGAGAAACTGATCAGCAGCGATTGCGTCGCAGCAGTTTTCGGTGGCTGGACCTCCTCGAGCCGCAAGGCCATGCTGCCCGTGTTCGAGGACAACAACTCTTTGCTCTACTACCCGGTCCAGTACGAGGGACTGGAAGATTCGAAGAACATCTTCTACACGGGCGCAACGACCAACCAGCAGATCATCCCGGCGCTGGATTACCTGAAGGAGAAGGGCGTCAAGTCGCTGTATCTGGTCGGCAGCGACTACGTGTTCCCGCAGACCGCCAACCGCATCATCAAGGCGTACGCGGCAGCGAACGGCATCGAGATCAAGGGCGAGGATTACACGCCTCTGGGTTCGACCGACTTCTCCACCATCGTGAACAAGGTCCGCACAGCCGACGCCGATGCCGTGTTCAACACACTCAACGGCGATTCCAACGTTGCGTTCTTCCGTGAATACTCGAATGTCGGCCTGAAACCCGCCGACATGCCCGTCGTCTCCGTCTCCATTGCGGAGGAAGAGGTCGGTGGTATCGGAGTCCAGAACGTCGAAGGCCAGCTGACGGCGTGGAACTACTACCAGACCATCGACTCCCCCGAGAACAAGAAGTTCGTCGCGGCGTACAAGGCGAAGTTCGGGCAGGACAAGCCCACGTCCGATCCGATGGAAGCGGCATATACCTCCGTCTACCTCTGGAAGAACACCGTCGAGAAGGCCAACTCGTTTGCGGTCAAGGATATTCAGGACAACGCCGACGGTGTGACCTTCCAGGCGCCCGAAGGACTCGTCACCATCGACGGCGACAACCACCACATCACCAAGACTGCCCGGATCGGCGAAATCCGTTCCGACGGACTGATCTACACGGTCTGGGATTCGGGACAGCCGATCGAGCCGGATCCGTACCTGAAGAACTACCCCTGGGCTGAGGGCCTCGGTAGCTGA
- a CDS encoding TetR/AcrR family transcriptional regulator has product MRSTRRDEILAHAAKLFSERGIAATTVRDIADEVGILSGSLYHYFDSKDAIANEIVVRFLEDLNVRYEDSIEPEGSARNRLATMVSVSFASAVDHPYATEVYQGEAILSSQPADAPITILVQKAHSYWRSAIARGIADAEFREDIDPEQFHRLLRESVWSTVAQYRPQLSELAEDLQRNLISVFLDGFAARSVDGEPVARIARRTAKKEAQTESPDSDLAELRSDVDELKSVIRELSSSIRQLQKP; this is encoded by the coding sequence GTGCGCTCGACCCGACGGGACGAAATACTCGCTCATGCGGCCAAGCTGTTCAGTGAGCGGGGAATCGCCGCGACGACGGTGCGCGACATCGCCGACGAAGTCGGGATCCTCTCCGGCAGCCTCTATCACTACTTCGACTCCAAGGATGCGATAGCCAACGAGATCGTCGTCCGGTTCCTCGAAGATCTCAACGTCCGGTACGAGGACTCGATCGAACCGGAAGGTTCGGCTCGAAATCGCCTGGCCACGATGGTGTCGGTCTCCTTTGCCTCGGCGGTGGATCACCCGTATGCCACGGAGGTCTATCAGGGAGAAGCCATACTTTCGTCGCAACCGGCGGACGCGCCCATCACCATCCTGGTTCAGAAGGCACACAGCTACTGGCGATCGGCTATCGCTCGCGGAATTGCCGACGCGGAGTTTCGGGAAGACATCGATCCCGAACAGTTTCACCGTCTCCTGCGTGAATCCGTCTGGTCCACCGTCGCGCAGTATCGCCCACAGCTTTCCGAATTGGCCGAAGATCTGCAGCGCAATCTGATTTCGGTTTTCCTGGACGGCTTTGCCGCACGTTCCGTCGACGGTGAGCCGGTGGCACGCATTGCGCGGCGCACGGCGAAGAAGGAAGCGCAGACCGAATCTCCCGACTCGGACCTTGCCGAACTCCGCTCTGATGTCGACGAATTGAAGTCCGTCATTCGCGAACTCAGCTCGTCGATCCGGCAGCTGCAGAAGCCGTAA